In Leptolyngbya sp. NIES-2104, the genomic window ACAATCGCTCAAAACTGCTTTGGTGTTTGAACCTGAAGAGGTTTATTTGTACCCGCTCTATGTTCGTCCCTTAACCGGATTGGGAATCAGCGATCGAGAATGGGATGATATTCGCATTGCTTGCTATCGAACAGGTCGAGACTTTCTAAAATCACAGGGCTACACTCAAGTTTCGATGAGAATGTTTCGATCGAACACTGCACCGGAATCTTCGGCACCTGTGTATTGTTGTCAGGCGGACGGCATGATTGGCTTAGGATGCGGAGCGCGATCGTATACTCGATCGTTGCATTACTCAAATGACTATGCAGTGAACGCCAAAGAGATTAAATCGATCATTGAACACTACAACAATACTGAAGATTTCAATGTTGTAAACTATGGCTTTGAGCTAGATTTAGAAGAGCAGAAACGGCGATTTATCTTGATTTCGGTGCTATCAGAGGAAGGATTGAATCTTGAGAATTATCGCGATCGCTTTCACTCTGAACCATTACAAGACTTTCCGCAGCTTCAAGAACTGATCGAACTAGGTTTAGTTGATGACTGGAAACTAACAGAACTAGGACTTGAGCGATCGGATACATTCGGCTCTTGGTTGTTCTCGGAGACTGTGCGATCGAATATGTCAACCTATTCGCTGAAATAACAATGCACCTAACGATTCTTTATCGAGGTTCGCTAGTTAGCTGTAACTATGGTTGCGAGTATTGCCCGTTTGCGAAGCGGCAACAAACAGCGGCAGAAATGGCGATCGACAAACAAGAACTCGATCAATTCGCCACTTGGATCAAGGATCATCCTGAACATGAATTCTCAATTCTCTTTACGCCTTGGGGTGAGGCGTTGATTCATTCTGCCTATCAGCAAACACTCTCTAAGCTGTCTCACCTTCCGAATGTTCGTAAAGTTGCAATCCAGACAAATCTATCGTGTGACTTGCACTGGATTAATCAAGCAAACCCTGAAACATTCGCATTGTGGACAACGTTTCACCCGGAATGGTCGAACCCCGATCGCTTTCTCGAAAAGTGCGATCGCTTAATCGCGCAGAACATTCGATTTAGTGTAGGTGTTGTTGGATTTGCGAAGTTTAGAAATGCGATCGCAACTCTGCGCGAGAAACTACCTCAAAGCGTTTATCTCTGGATCAATGCGGTGAAAGCTGAACTTCCGAATTTAGCAGAAGACGATCGCGCTTTCTTTCAGTCCATTGATCCGCTCTATGAATTAAATACTAAGCATTATCCAAGCTTAGGAAAGCCTTGCAGCGCAGGACGATCGATGATTTCGGTCGATGGGAAAGGTACGATTCGTAGATGTCACTTTATTAAAGATGCGATCGGGAATATCTACGATCGGGACTTTGAAAAAGTTCTGTTTGAGCGGCTTTGCACAAATGAAACTTGTCACTGTCACATCGGCTATGTTCATCTAGACTATTTAGAGTTAGATAAAGTGTTTGGCTCAGGGATTCTAGAACGAATTCCTTCTCTTAAACTATGACGCAACAGCCTGACAATACGGATGCTGTCTTAGGTGGACAGAGCTTACCAAACAGTTTGATACTGGGTGGAATTGAAGGATTGCGACAACGATTTAAGTTCGCATCTTCAAATCAAAAGATGGCTCTATTAACCGATACGCTGAACTATGATGCAGCGGGAATTGATTTATTGATTGATTTGCTGAATGATGCTGAATTGGAGGTGAGAGTTACAGCATATGAATTGCTAGCGCTGATTGACTCAGAAAAAGCAACAAATGCGATCGCACAAGGGATTCGATTAAATCCGGGCGATCATATCTATCACGTTTACGAATCAGCGATCGAATATAATGATAACTGGCTTGAGTTGATTACTGAATTTGACTTTCGGGCGGAGTACAACCCACCGAAATGGCTCTCGTCTCATTTCGTCAGAGATCAAGCAGAGGCAGAGGCATTAAAACATCATCAGAAACGGGCATATAGTTTAGACCTGAAAAGCTTTGGAGGACGACATACTTATCGGGAATTTGATCTTGAACAATGGGTGATTGATCATCTTGTATACGCTCGACAACCTCAAGAAACACCGTCAGATTTCTCAGAACGTCTCAGAATCATCTTTGAAGCAACCGGGCAGACTGCGCTGTTAGAGCAACTTTGGCAAAATTTTCAGAGTGAAAATTTTGATATCGATCGATGGTTTGCATCTCTGTCATTTTCCGGGCGATTGCTTGACGAAACATACTGGGAGTTTGAAGCAAAAAT contains:
- a CDS encoding STM4011 family radical SAM protein, which encodes MHLTILYRGSLVSCNYGCEYCPFAKRQQTAAEMAIDKQELDQFATWIKDHPEHEFSILFTPWGEALIHSAYQQTLSKLSHLPNVRKVAIQTNLSCDLHWINQANPETFALWTTFHPEWSNPDRFLEKCDRLIAQNIRFSVGVVGFAKFRNAIATLREKLPQSVYLWINAVKAELPNLAEDDRAFFQSIDPLYELNTKHYPSLGKPCSAGRSMISVDGKGTIRRCHFIKDAIGNIYDRDFEKVLFERLCTNETCHCHIGYVHLDYLELDKVFGSGILERIPSLKL
- a CDS encoding STM4012 family radical SAM protein, with amino-acid sequence MTPYQTYVYSYPHKTAYRELKPRSLSEVWATENKNALFLYIHIPFCEMRCGFCNLFTTVSHSDDFVGRYVAALQRQANQVKSALGEVQFARFALGGGTPTQLSIGHLEAVLNVAESMGAKLLEIPGSVEVSPETATDEKLKLLRDRGLDRISIGVQSFVDTEVLATQRRQTSEQVKAALTRIREANFPTLNIDLIYGLPGQTVETWLQSLKTALVFEPEEVYLYPLYVRPLTGLGISDREWDDIRIACYRTGRDFLKSQGYTQVSMRMFRSNTAPESSAPVYCCQADGMIGLGCGARSYTRSLHYSNDYAVNAKEIKSIIEHYNNTEDFNVVNYGFELDLEEQKRRFILISVLSEEGLNLENYRDRFHSEPLQDFPQLQELIELGLVDDWKLTELGLERSDTFGSWLFSETVRSNMSTYSLK